AACAGTATCAACAGGTATAACCGGGAATGCTTCTTTTTCATGCCATTCACTTTTGGTATATAGTTTTGAACCATGTTTCCCGTCCTTAATGACAAGCTGATCAATATCATTCACCATTGCGAATTCCGCCAAAGATTCTTTAGAGTCCGTTCCGATGATCAATCTTATTTCATCCAAACCTGTAAGCAAAATATCAACATATGGAAAAATATCACTATATACGGATCTTGCTTCCTCGATGGACCATAGCTTTAATCGGATATTCGGATCAAAAGAAACAGGTATATTTTTTTGTTTTGCAATATCCATTACCCTCTTGGCAATATCCACATTTTTGGGATCTATGGCCAAAAACACGCCAGTAAGGTGGACTATATCAACCTCTTCAAACATCTTCTCTGTTATATCTCCCGGATTTAAAGTTAAAATGGGAGATTGATGGCGGTAATAAAATGTCTTTCCGGAACCATCTTCCCGGATTTCTTTAAAGTTAAGAGATGTTGGATATCCATTTACATAGGCAACATCACTCATGTCCACGCCTTCCCCACGAGCGAAATTATAGATAACTTTTCCGAATTCATCTTTGCCCAATCGGCTTATCCATTTTGCCCGCATTCCAAGCCTTGCACAACCAATCGCAAAATTCAGTTCAGCGCCTCCTACTTTTCGCTCAAAACGGTTTACGAATCTTAGAGGTCCTGTCTCTTCCGGATTTAGCGTAATCATGCCGTCGCCAAGCGTTAAAACACCATATTTTGATGACAATACAGTACCTCCTTCTTTCGAACAATCACAAATGAAAACAAAAAACATTTGATCATATCATATTTAGCTAAATCGATTTAGTAAAGTACTAAACCGGTTTGGTAAATCATAAGGAAATTGTAAATGAAAACCCTATCAAAAACAATAGAAAAGTTTGATAATTTTTAATTTTATTTTTATTCGCAGTTTTCCCATTTTATTTTTTGGTAAAATTTATTATTGCGGTAAAGTGGAAGGAATTATTCCTTCCCTCTTTTTAATGATTAAGAGTTTCTGATTTTTCATCCTCGGGCTTTCCATTAAATTTACTCTTTGCTATTAATTTGGAGAAAGTTGTATAATATATCAATTGTTAAATAAGTTTGAAAGGTTGTTTGGAATGAGTCTTTTGAGAATATACATCTTACTTACCGGAATAATGATTACATGGGGGTTAAATGTCTCGGTTATTAAAATTTTAGTTGCGAATACACAGCCCGTAACAATAACCTCTTTGAGAATTTTTACTGCTTCCCTTATAGTCATTCTTATCCTTTTCTTCTTTGGACTAATACGCCTTCCTAAAAAAAGTGAACTTTTTTACGTTTTTGGAGGCGCACTTTTGAGTGTCGTTTTTCATCATTATTTTTTAGCTGAGGGATTGACGAAGACTTCTGCATCGAATGCTGGACTGATTTTGGGCATGGGGCCAATTTTGACAGTCATCTTGACCATGATATTCTTTCGTAAAAAGCCCACTTTAATCAGGCTTTTGGGCTTTATATGCGGTGCCATGGGTGTGAGTTTTACCGTTATGGCAGGAAGTGGAGGACTTCATTCTATTAATCTGGGGGATGTGGATATTTTACTTTCCATACTTTCACAGGCATTAAGTTTCATACTTATCAATAAAGCCTCAAAAACAATGGACCCACGATTACTAACCGGCTACATGATGCTGATTGGATCTTTTATTCTTTTTGCCATCAGCTTATGGAAGGAACCAGAGGGCTTATCTTCACTGGCAACTGCACCGTCCTCCATCTGGGGAGCTTTCATTTTCTCCGCCATTTTCGCCACTGCCCTCGGGCACATGAGCTATAATTATGCCATTGGTAAGGTAGGTGCAGCCGAATCATCCATTTTTCTTAACTTAAACACCTTATTCTCTTTGTTAGGGGCAGCATTTTTCCT
This sequence is a window from Brevibacillus sp. JNUCC-41. Protein-coding genes within it:
- a CDS encoding DMT family transporter; this encodes MSLLRIYILLTGIMITWGLNVSVIKILVANTQPVTITSLRIFTASLIVILILFFFGLIRLPKKSELFYVFGGALLSVVFHHYFLAEGLTKTSASNAGLILGMGPILTVILTMIFFRKKPTLIRLLGFICGAMGVSFTVMAGSGGLHSINLGDVDILLSILSQALSFILINKASKTMDPRLLTGYMMLIGSFILFAISLWKEPEGLSSLATAPSSIWGAFIFSAIFATALGHMSYNYAIGKVGAAESSIFLNLNTLFSLLGAAFFLNEAIVPAHFIGLIFIVSGVLLGSGAIEIWILQRKNKRISA
- a CDS encoding sugar kinase, translating into MSSKYGVLTLGDGMITLNPEETGPLRFVNRFERKVGGAELNFAIGCARLGMRAKWISRLGKDEFGKVIYNFARGEGVDMSDVAYVNGYPTSLNFKEIREDGSGKTFYYRHQSPILTLNPGDITEKMFEEVDIVHLTGVFLAIDPKNVDIAKRVMDIAKQKNIPVSFDPNIRLKLWSIEEARSVYSDIFPYVDILLTGLDEIRLIIGTDSKESLAEFAMVNDIDQLVIKDGKHGSKLYTKSEWHEKEAFPVIPVDTVGAGDGYDAGYIYGYLHGLPIDERLTFANGVGALVTTVAGDNEGLPYLDEVMPFIQNEAVIER